One Brassica napus cultivar Da-Ae chromosome A1, Da-Ae, whole genome shotgun sequence genomic region harbors:
- the LOC106428558 gene encoding DDT domain-containing protein PTM, translating into MEAKVPRPRGRPRKRQKLEVDNRTPNAKLNNRGKKQVSEVEPAVPISLLGRYVLKDFGKDGAFLGKIVSYETGLYRVEYEDGDFEDMESGDLRPFLIEDCSSLEDELCLRRSKLDKLIVKKEVKKNKNHPENKGNGVKASTSEAECEDGDSESSDCEDERGSVFENDAPVLLPVDLPPSSGTVGIPEDAVVHLFSVYGFLRSFSFQLYICPFELDDFVGALRFSGPNSLLDSVHVALMRALKGHLERLSADESDLASKCLKCIDWSLLDVLTWPVYLVQYLTAMAHASGPQWNWFYKFVLEMEYYSLPVGMKLKILQILCDDIFDVVDLRSEIDAREESEIGFDPDRIATNLPESRPRRVHPRFSKTSACMEKGATDMVPIKHGISSANASKNFGSNEVNSDMDENSDECRICGMDGTLLCCDGCPLAYHSRCIGVVKMYIPDGPWFCPECSINKKGPKIAHGTSLRGAVQFGMDPHGRLFLGTCNHLLVLNVSVNGDTAVKYYSVNDLSKVVRVLLSASSHALEYLDICKAIAQYWELPEGIIFSLRERDIGLDEAKDKVDAKVTEIKSDGANISGRNDIQTVFDLPTSALSNTRNGVIEGSSGMHEKKLAAGVTYSGLLFKPQAYNNHYTNGELAVSAAATLADLTSEEAHEPDLRKYSTAKKAASNNILVQMKAFSLVASRFFWPSPDKKEITRERCGWCHSCKLTSASKRGCMLNAAVSGATKGAMKIFSGLFPLRNGDGVLSSIAAYALYLEESLRGLTAGPFLSETLRKQWRKQVEEASTCKAVKALLLELEENICSIALSTDWFKLMDDWLIELSMFPSAPLTVVVAQKRGPGRRRQRNLAEVTAEGSEDDSFTWWRGGKLSKVILSKAVLSQSAIRKAACQGGSKKISGFSYGDASYIPKRSRRSIWKAAVESSKNISQLALQVRYLDMSIRWSELVRPEQNLQDVKGLETDANVFRNARICDKKISDTKVSYGVFFGNQKHLPSRVMKNIIEVEKTQDGNEKYWFQEARVPLYLIKEFEESLHRVPMPPTKKPSDKLSKLQKKQLKASRTDLFSYIASRRDNMEKCSCASCYHDVLLRDTTTCSSCQGFCHNECTWKSQHTNGKIEVVVTCKKCYLAKTRLPTNINHRQPTTPQLTITGRHQSIVTPVIKIKPPSQQLSSQKTQEKPSGIKQVAPASAVASNNKPKTLSCGIMWRKKNLEDTGVDFRKQNILLAGRSDKPNLEPVCGLCQKPYNPGLTYIHCTKCEKWFHTEAVKLEESQIPEVVGFKCCKCRRIRQPECPYIDPKLREQKEIKRLVFKNQKQRQGSSGLDSDSERMSEQQDSKPSTPMPATPMFPPMDAFFPEDDPLLVSVSKVEQITPTNFDLEWNTGASAPGPGPQKLPVRRQAKREDCNAEPQPMVKPEEAEQALPVVSDWDASGELLFDYEDMEFEPQTYFSLTELLTADDSNGQGEINGDKDVPVINPQGETTEEEYEEMGPCQRCSQIEPVPDLFCTVCGLLIHSHCSPWEEPLSFPGTSWSCGQCREWQ; encoded by the exons ATGGAGGCGAAGGTTCCTCGACCAAGGGGGAGACCGAGGAAACGCCAGAAACTAGAGGTTGATAATCGAACGCCTAATGCGAAATTGAACAATCGAGGGAAGAAGCAGGTTTCGGAAGTGGAGCCGGCTGTGCCGATATCTCTTCTGGGTCGTTATGTGCTGAAAGATTTCGGCAAAGATGGAGCTTTTCTAGGGAAGATAGTGTCTTACGAGACTGGTTTATACAGAGTGGAATACGAAGATGGTGATTTTGAGGATATGGAAAGTGGTGATCTTCGTCCTTTTCTTATTGAGGATTGTAGCAGCTTGGAAGATGAGCTATGCCTTCGAAGGAGTAAGCTAGATAAACTCATTGTGAAGAAGGAGgtgaaaaagaacaaaaatcacCCGGAGAACAAAGGGAATGGAGTCAAGGCCTCAACTTCTGAGGCAGAATGTGAAGATGGTGATTCAGAATCCTCTGATTGTGAAGACGAGAGAGGTTCAGTTTTTGAAAATGATGCTCCTGTTCTTCTGCCTGTTGATTTACCACCTTCATCAGGAACAGTTGGTATCCCAGAGGATGCTGTGGTACATCTCTTTTCTGTGTACGGGTTCTTAAGGTCGTTCAGTTTTCAGCTGTATATCTGCCCATTTGAACTGGATGATTTTGTGGGAGCGTTGAGATTCTCAGGACCAAATTCTTTGTTGGATTCTGTTCATGTGGCCTTGATGCGGGCATTGAAGGGTCATCTTGAGAGACTCTCCGCAGACGAGTCTGACCTGGCTTCAAAATGCTTGAA GTGCATTGATTGGAGCTTGCTCGATGTGCTAACTTGGCCTGTTTATTTGGTTCAATACTTAACTGCAATGGCGCATGCAAGTGGGCCTCAGTGGAATTGGTTTTACAAATTTGTCCTGGAAATGGAGTATTATTCTTTACCCGTTGGGATGAAATTGAAGATTCTGCAAATTCTTTGTGATGATATCTTTGATGTGGTAGATCTAAGAAGCGAAATAGATGCACGTGAAGAATCTGAAATTGGATTTGATCCTGACAGAATTGCCACTAATCTTCCTGAAAGCAGACCTAGACGGGTCCACCCCAGATTCTCTAAAACCTCAGCTTGCATGGAGAAAGGGGCTACAGATATGGTCCCAATAAAGCATGGGATAAGCTCAGCAAACGCGTCTAAAAATTTTGGTTCAAATGAAGTTAACTCAGATATGGATGAAAACAGCGATGAATGTAGGATTTGTGGAATGGATGGGACTTTGCTTTGTTGTGATGGATGTCCTTTAGCATATCACTCAAGATGCATTGGTGTGGTGAAAATGTATATACCAGACGGGCCATGGTTTTGTCCAGAGTGCTCTATCAACAAAAAGGGGCCGAAGATTGCTCATGGAACCTCACTTAGAGGAGCTGTACAGTTTGGAATGGATCCTCATGGGCGGCTCTTCTTGGGTACTTGCAATCACTTGCTGGT GCTTAACGTATCTGTCAATGGAGATACAGCTGTAAAGTACTACAGCGTCAATGACTTATCAAAAGTTGTACGAGTGCTTTTATCAGCATCAAGCCATGCGCTAGAATATCTGGATATTTGCAAAGCGATCGCCCAATACTGGGAACTTCCGGAAGGTATTATTTTCTCTTTGAGAGAAAGAGATATTGGTTTAGATGAGGCAAAGGATAAAGTGGATGCCAAGGTTacagagatcaagtccgatggTGCAAATATTTCCGGTAGAAACGACATCCAAACTGTGTTTGACCTACCGACATCTGCTTTGAGTAATACTCGAAATGGTGTTATAGAAGGTTCAAGTGGAATGCATGAGAAGAAATTGGCTGCTGGTGTTACATACTCCGGCTTGTTATTTAAACCCCAAGCGTACAATAATCATTACACAAACGGGGAGTTGGCTGTATCGGCTGCTGCCACTTTGGCTGATCTAACATCAGAGGAAGCCCATGAACCTGATCTTCGCAAGTACAGTACTGCCAAGAAAGCTGCATCAAATAACATCTTAGTGCAGATGAAAGCATTTTCATTAGTAGCTTCACGTTTCTTCTGGCCAAGTCCTGATAAAAAGGAAATTACCAGAGAGAGGTGTGGTTGGTGTCATTCTTGCAAACTCACATCTGCAAGCAAGAGAGGATGCATGTTAAATGCAGCTGTATCGGGTGCCACTAAGGGTGCTATGAAGATCTTCAGTGGACTTTTTCCTCTAAGGAATGGGGATGGAGTGCTTTCAAGTATTGCAGCATATGCTCTATATCTAGAGGAAAGCTTGCGTGGTCTGACTGCCGGCCCATTTCTCAGTGAAACTCTCAGAAAACAGTGGCGTAAGCAGGTAGAGGAAGCCTCAACATGCAAAGCCGTAAAGGCACTCCTACTTGAA CTTGAGGAAAATATTTGCAGTATTGCTCTGTCAACCGATTGGTTTAAACTGATGGACGATTGGTTAATAGAACTCTCTATGTTCCCAAGTGCTCCGCTTACTGTTGTGGTTGCACAGAAACGTGGACCTGGTAGGAGGAGGCAAAGGAACCTCGCTGAAGTTACAGCTGAAGGTTCTGAAGATGATAGCTTTACTTGGTGGAGAGGAGGGAAGTTATCAAAAGTTATACTTTCGAAAGCAGTTTTGTCACAGTCAGCAATAAGGAAAGCAGCTTGTCAAG GCGGTTCTAAAAAGATATCTGGATTTAGTTATGGTGATGCTTCTTACATCCCTAAGAGAAGTAGACGGTCTATTTGGAAAGCTGCAGTTGAAAGTAGCAAGAACATATCTCAGCTTGCTCTTCAG GTAAGGTATCTGGATATGAGTATAAGGTGGAGTGAACTTGTAAGGCCAGAGCAAAATCTCCAGGATGTCAAAGGCCTAGAGACAGATGCCAACGTTTTTAGAAATGCTCGAATATGTGACAAAAAGATTAGTGATACCAAGGTTAGCTACGGAGTTTTCTTTGGAAATCAAAAGCATCTGCCATCACGAGTCATGAAGAACATAATCGAGGTCGAGAAAACCCAAGATGGAAATGAAAAGTATTGGTTTCAGGAAGCACGTGTTCCCTTATACCTGATCAAAGAATTTGAAGAGAGCTTGCATAGAGTACCAATGCCACCAACCAAGAAGCCATCAGATAAATTATCGAAGCTGCAGAAAAAGCAGCTGAAAGCTTCCCGCACTgacttattttcatatatagcCTCAAGGAGGGACAACATGGAGAAATGTTCTTGTGCGTCATGTTATCATGATGTTCTGCTGCG GGATACAACAACATGCAGTTCCTGCCAAG GATTTTGTCACAATGAGTGCACTTGGAAATCGCAACACACAAATGGAAAAATTGAAGTTGTAGTCACCTGCAAAAAGTGCTATCTTGCAAAAACTCGTCTTCCAACAAATATCAACCACAGACAACCGACAACACCCCAGCTCACGATCACCGGACGACATCAAAGTATAGTCACTCCAGTCATTAAGATTAAGCCTCCTAGTCAACAGTTATCATCCCAGAAAACACAGGAGAAGCCTTCTGGAATCAAACAAGTCGCTCCTGCTTCCGCTGTTGCATCCAATAATAAACCGAAGACATTGTCCTGTGGAATCATGTGGAGGAAAAAGAACTTGGAGGACACAGGCGTTGATTTCAGGAAACAAAACATTCTCTTGGCTGGAAGATCAGATAAACCCAATCTGGAACCGGTTTGTGGGCTCTGCCAGAAGCCGTACAATCCTGGGTTGACGTATATTCACTGTACAAAATGCGAAA AGTGGTTCCACACTGAAGCTGTTAAGCTGGAGGAGTCACAAATTCCTGAAGTGGTTGGGTTCAAATGTTGCAAATGTCGTCGTATACGACAACCTGAATGCCCTTACATCGATCCAAAACTCAGAGAACAGAAGGAGATCAAAAGATTAGTCTTCAAGAACCAGAAACAAAGGCAAGGAAGCTCCGGGTTGGATTCTGATTCGGAAAGAATGTCAGAACAACAAGACTCGAAACCTTCTACTCCTATGCCTGCTACTCCTATGTTTCCACCTATGGACGCTTTTTTCCCCGAGGATGATCCGCTTCTGGTATCAGTTTCCAAAGTTGAACAAATCACACCAACTAATTTCGATCTTGAGTGGAACACGGGTGCTTCTGCACCTGGACCTGGTCCTCAGAAGCTACCAGTGAGAAGACAAGCGAAACGAGAGGACTGTAATGCCGAGCCACAGCCTATGGTGAAACCCGAAGAAGCCGAGCAAGCTTTGCCTGTTGTCTCGGACTGGGATGCGTCTGGCGAGCTACTATTCGACTACGAGGACATGGAATTTGAACCTCAGACCTATTTCTCATTGACCGAGTTGCTAACAGCCGATGATAGCAATGGTCAGGGTGAGATCAATGGAGATAAGGATGTTCCAGTAATTAACCCTCAAGGAGAAACAACagaagaagaatatgaagagATGGGGCCATGTCAGAGATGTTCGCAGATTGAGCCAGTGCCTGATCTGTTCTGCACGGTCTGTGGATTGCTAATACATTCTCACTGCTCTCCATGGGAGGAACCATTGTCCTTCCCCGGAACTAGCTGGAGCTGTGGTCAGTGCCGTGAGTGGCAGTAG